One Cololabis saira isolate AMF1-May2022 chromosome 18, fColSai1.1, whole genome shotgun sequence genomic region harbors:
- the mrpl19 gene encoding 39S ribosomal protein L19, mitochondrial, with protein sequence MAACTKVLDKCSFSLKTWRLLQFHNERFFSTSLCRRADSEPPRFVPPPKPVIVDKTQTVTSLRKFLSPEFIPPRQRTNPVKFSMERKDMVRRRKVLDIPEFYVGSILAVTMADINASGKTNRFVGICIQRGGKGLGATFILRNIINSQGVEICYELYSPRIVTMEVLKLEKRLDDNLMYLRDALPEYSTVDPEMKPILVDPTGDVPLNELKVKMRPKPWSKRWERPKFNIQGIRFDLCMTPRQMEFVQKFAQPWLEYDMLKEYDTSELEEHIFTEVQQEMSK encoded by the exons ATGGCAGCCTGCACCAAAGTGCTCGATAAATGTAGCTTTTCTCTGAAGACATGGCGGCTTTTACAGTTTCACAATGAAC gttttttttccacgtcTCTGTGTCGTCGTGCTGACAGTGAGCCACCCAGATTTGTCCCTCCTCCCAAACCTGTCATTGTGGATAAGACGCAGACTGTGACGTCCCTGCGAAA ATTTCTGAGTCCAGAGTTCATCCCTCCCAGGCAGAGGACGAATCCAGTAAAGTTTTCGATGGAGAGGAAAGACATGGTTCGCAGGAGGAAAGTGCTCGACATCCCCGAGTTCTACGTTG GGAGTATCCTTGCAGTGACCATGGCCGATATCAATGCCAGTGGGAAAACCAATCGCTTTGTTGGCATCTGCATCCAGAGGGGCGGGAAAGGATTGGGAGCCACATTCATTTTGAGGAACATCATTAATAGTCAAG GTGTGGAGATCTGCTACGAGCTGTACAGCCCACGGATAGTTACAATGGAAGTGCTGAAGCTGGAGAAAAGACTGGATGACAACCTGATGTACCTGAGAGATGCTCTGCCTGAGTACAGCACTGTGGACCCAGAGATGAAACCTATCCTCGTCGACCCGACCGGAGACGTGCCGCTCAACGAG CTCAAAGTGAAAATGCGCCCGAAGCCGTGGTCCAAACGATGGGAACGGCCCAAGTTTAACATCCAGGGCATTCGCTTCGACCTCTGCATGACGCCTAGACAGATGGAGTTTGTGCAGAAGTTTGCGCAGCCTTGGCTGGAGTACGACATGCTGAAGGAGTACGACACGTCTGAACTGGAGGAGCATATCTTCACTGAAGTCCAGCAGGAGATGAGCAAGTGA